In Labrus bergylta chromosome 6, fLabBer1.1, whole genome shotgun sequence, the following proteins share a genomic window:
- the creb3l3a gene encoding cyclic AMP-responsive element-binding protein 3-like protein 3-A: MEPFQEQGCDGIELLDWLFDQNEGILRHEEAGRHGNHQTWPIQDPNMQQPAEQADDDFLNALLSGNKSVSGSPFWSPSPSDSGISEDPPSDQMDSPQRPESPPEEAHYFRTRPQTKFAMQTDVSTDLNGWGLTFPIGRTRITQCPSDIQRPQLSSGFPLTVKDLLMSGTPDPTPHPSQQSIQELVLNEDEKKLLSKEGVTLPNQLPLTKYEERILKKIRRKIRNKQSAQESRKKKKEYIDGLESRMATCNAHNQELQRKVSQLEKCNMSLMEQLRRLQALVMNTSNKPAQTGTCVLVLLLSFSLILFPSLKPFSDTKVSQGDFSPVRIQSRSLQNLQASRVLHVIDPPFAADEESEPLHRYFPGDRGLDDITSLMGKMDVNQDRSDLEPLSLNSSQEERMSHYHVDPITGHIATVTLDPQRSARLRPHADDM, from the exons ATGGAGCCTTTCCAAGAACAG GGTTGTGATGGCATTGAACTGCTTGACTGGCTGTTTGATCAAAACGAGGGAATTCTCCGTCATGAAGAAGCGGGACGCCATGGCAACCATCAAACTTGGCCAATCCAGGATCCAAAT ATGCAGCAGCCGGCTGAACAGGCAGATGATGACTTCCTCAACGCCCTCCTGAGTGGAAATAAGTCCGTTTCAGGATCCCCTTTCTGGTCCCCTTCTCCGAGTGACAGTGGGATCAGTGAGGACCCCCCATCAGATCAGATGGACAGCCCTCAGCGTCCTGAGAGCCCACCCGAGGAAGCGCACTATTTCAGGACAAGGCCACAAACCAAGTTTGCCATGCAGACCGATGTCTCCACAGACCTTA atgGTTGGGGGCTCACCTTCCCAATTGGCAGGACAAGAATCACACAATGTCCCTCTGATATACAAAGACCACAGCTGTCCTCTGGATTCCCTCTTACTGTCAAGGATCTGCTTATGTCGGGTACACCAGATCCT ACCCCACACCCATCCCAACAGTCCATTCAGGAGCTGGTTCTCAATGAAGATGAGAAGAAGCTTTTATCAAAGGAGGGGGTGACTCTGCCCAACCAACTACCGCTAACAAAG TATGAAGAAAGAATCCTGAAGAAAATACGCAGAAAGATTCGCAATAAGCAGTCTGCCcaggagagcaggaagaagaagaaggagtaTATTGATGGGCTGGAAAGCAG GATGGCCACCTGCAATGCACACAACcaggagctgcagaggaaagTGTCCCAACTGGAGAAATGCAACAT GTCATTAATGGAACAGTTGCGCAGACTGCAGGCTCTGGTCATGAATACATCTAACAAGCCAGCCCAGACTGGAACATGTGTGCTG GTACTCCTGCTGTCCTTCTCCCTAATCCTGTTTCCCAGCCTAAAGCCCTTCTCTGACACCAAGGTCAGCCAGGGAGATTTCAGTCCTGTCAGAA TCCAGTCACGGTCCCTGCAGAACCTTCAGGCATCCCGCGTGCTGCATGTTATTGACCCTCCCTTCGCTGCTGACGAGGAATCCGAACCTCTGCACCGGTATTTCCCAGGAGACAGAGGATTAGACGATATAACTTCACTGATGGGAAAGATGGACGTGAACCAGGACCGGTCTGATTTGGAGCCGCTGTCTCTGAACAGCAGTCAGGAAGAAAGGATGAGTCATTACCACGTGGACCCAATCACTGGCCACATAGCTACTGTAACCTTGGATCCCCAGCGCTCTGCCAGGCTGAGACCACATGCTGATGACATGTAG
- the rxfp3.2b gene encoding relaxin family peptide receptor 3.2b, whose amino-acid sequence MQLNESGVQTSAPEPCEQPMILEDIAGNCSGGSTSNLSLHCWLQLLTRDSIMEFQGDNSSLVVRVMIACVYSIVCALGLVGNSLALYLLHSRYRQKQSSINCFVMGLAITDLQFVLTLPFWAVDTALDFRWPFGRVMCKIISSVTTMNMYASVFFLTAMSMARYYSISSSLKMHSRRTAAARAKWTSLGIWAVSLLATLPHAIFSTSVQVSDEELCLVRFPDSGRWDPQILLGLYQLQKVLLGFLIPLIIITVCYLLLLRFILSRRITGAADPEVEQNRQSRRSRVTKSIAIVVLSFFLCWLPNQALTLWGVLIKFDLVPFSKAFYNTQAYAFPLTVCLAHTNSCLNPVLYCLIRQEFRAGLKELLLHATPSFRSLTHLFPRKVKVAEAPPVLVLVQMDV is encoded by the coding sequence ATGCAGCTAAATGAGTCTGGAGTTCAAACCTCAGCTCCAGAGCCATGTGAGCAGCCAATGATATTGGAGGACATTGCTGGAAACTGTAGCGGAGGATCCACCAGCAACCTGTCGCTGCACTGCTGGCTGCAGCTGCTCACCAGGGACTCCATCATGGAATTTCAAGGGGACAACTCCAGTCTGGTGGTGCGTGTGATGATCGCATGTGTCTACTCTATAGTCTGTGCCCTGGGGCTGGTGGGAAACTCTTTGGCGCTGTATCTGCTGCACTCACGTTACCGGCAGAAGCAGTCATCAATTAATTGCTTTGTGATGGGACTGGCTATTACAGACCTTCAGTTTGTGCTGACGTTACCTTTCTGGGCGGTGGACACCGCCTTGGACTTCCGCTGGCCGTTTGGACGTGTGATGTGTAAAATCATCAGCTCTGTCACAACCATGAACATGTACGCTAGTGTCTTCTTCCTCACAGCGATGAGCATGGCACGTTATTACTCCATCTCCTCTTCACTGAAGATGCACAGCCGGCGGACGGCAGCTGCCAGAGCCAAGTGGACAAGCCTAGGCATCTGGGCTGTCTCCCTGCTGGCCACTCTGCCTCACGCCATCTTCTCCACCAGCGTCCAGGTGTCAGATGAGGAGCTCTGCCTGGTGCGCTTCCCAGACTCAGGCAGGTGGGATCCACAGATACTTTTGGGTCTCTACCAGCTGCAGAAAGTCCTCCTGGGATTCCTTATTCCTCTGATCATAATCACTGTCTGCTACCTGCTGCTCCTACGCTTTATCCTCAGCCGACGTATCACAGGTGCAGCAGATCCAGAGGTGGAGCAGAACCGGCAAAGTCGTCGTTCGAGAGTGACCAAGTCCATCGCCATCGTGGTTCTGTCCTTCTTTCTGTGCTGGCTGCCCAATCAGGCGCTGACACTGTGGGGAGTGCTAATTAAGTTTGACCTTGTGCCCTTCAGCAAAGCCTTCTACAACACTCAGGCCTATGCCTTCCCCCTGACGGTATGCCTGgctcacacaaacagctgcCTCAACCCTGTGCTCTACTGCCTGATCCGCCAGGAGTTTCGGGCAGGTTTGAAGGAGCTTCTTCTTCACGCCACGCCTTCCTTTAGAAGCCTGACTCATCTATTCCCTCGCAAGGTAAAAGTAGCCGAGGCACCGCCTGTTCTGGTACTCGTCCAAATGGATGTCTGA